The following proteins come from a genomic window of Pseudomonas sp. J452:
- the purT gene encoding formate-dependent phosphoribosylglycinamide formyltransferase: protein MPRIGTPLSPTATRVLLCGSGELGKEVVIELQRLGCEVIAVDRYANAPAMQVAHRSHVISMLDGAALRAVIELEQPHYIVPEIEAIATDTLVELEAEGFTVIPSARAAKLTMNREGIRRLAAEELGLPTSPYFFADSLEECRVATEKLGFPCLIKPIMSSSGKGQSVLKSAADLQVAWDYAQAGGRAGKGRVIVEGFIDFDYEIALLTVRHSGGTTFCAPVGHRQVKGDYQESWQPQPMSAKARAEAERIALAVTESLGGRGLFGVELFVKGDQVWFCEISPRPHDTGLVTLISQDLSEFALHARAILGLPIPAIRQLGPSASAVILVEGESQQVSFANLGAALAEADTALRLFGKPEVSGQRRMGVALARDESLEAARAKATRAAQAVRVEL from the coding sequence ATGCCCCGTATCGGTACCCCCCTGTCGCCCACCGCGACCCGTGTTCTGCTGTGTGGCTCCGGCGAGCTGGGCAAGGAAGTGGTGATCGAGCTGCAGCGCCTGGGCTGCGAAGTGATTGCCGTCGATCGCTATGCCAATGCCCCGGCCATGCAGGTGGCTCATCGCAGCCACGTCATCAGCATGCTTGACGGTGCGGCCCTGCGCGCGGTGATCGAACTGGAACAGCCGCATTACATCGTGCCGGAGATCGAGGCCATCGCCACCGACACCCTGGTCGAGCTGGAAGCCGAAGGCTTTACCGTGATTCCCAGTGCGCGCGCGGCCAAGCTGACCATGAACCGCGAAGGCATCCGCCGCTTGGCCGCCGAAGAGCTGGGGCTGCCAACTTCGCCGTATTTCTTTGCCGACTCGCTGGAAGAGTGCCGGGTCGCGACTGAGAAGCTGGGCTTCCCCTGCCTGATCAAGCCGATCATGAGTTCCTCCGGCAAAGGCCAGTCGGTGCTGAAGAGCGCGGCCGACCTGCAGGTCGCCTGGGATTACGCCCAGGCTGGCGGGCGCGCCGGCAAGGGTAGAGTCATCGTGGAGGGCTTTATCGACTTCGACTACGAAATCGCCTTGCTCACCGTGCGCCACAGTGGCGGCACCACCTTCTGCGCGCCGGTGGGCCATCGCCAGGTCAAGGGTGATTACCAGGAATCCTGGCAGCCGCAGCCGATGAGCGCCAAGGCGCGGGCCGAGGCCGAGCGGATTGCCCTGGCCGTCACCGAGTCGCTGGGCGGGCGCGGCCTGTTTGGCGTGGAACTGTTCGTCAAAGGCGATCAGGTGTGGTTCTGCGAGATTTCCCCGCGTCCGCACGACACCGGACTGGTCACCCTGATCTCCCAGGATCTGTCTGAATTCGCCCTGCATGCGCGGGCCATTCTCGGTCTGCCGATCCCGGCGATTCGCCAACTGGGGCCGTCCGCGTCGGCGGTGATCCTGGTCGAAGGCGAGTCGCAGCAGGTCAGCTTCGCCAATCTCGGTGCGGCCCTGGCCGAGGCGGATACCGCCCTGCGCCTGTTCGGCAAGCCGGAAGTCAGCGGCCAGCGGCGCATGGGCGTGGCCCTGGCCCGCGATGAAAGCCTCGAGGCGGCCCGCGCCAAGGCGACTCGCGCAGCCCAGGCGGTGCGCGTCGAACTGTGA
- a CDS encoding MarR family winged helix-turn-helix transcriptional regulator, with product MTTPQSCPALQLDNQLCFALYSTSLLMTKAYKPMLQSIGLTYPQYLAMLVLWERDGITVGEISARLLTDPGSLTPLLKRLEAEGLLKRIRSSVDERVVELYLTEQGHALQQQAEHFPTCIVEASGHSTRELMALKEEVIALRSKLQQALQST from the coding sequence ATGACAACGCCCCAGTCCTGCCCTGCCCTGCAACTGGATAACCAGTTGTGCTTCGCCCTGTACTCGACCTCGCTGCTGATGACCAAGGCCTACAAGCCGATGCTGCAAAGCATTGGGCTGACCTACCCGCAGTACCTGGCCATGCTCGTGCTCTGGGAACGCGACGGCATCACCGTTGGCGAGATCAGCGCCCGCCTGCTGACCGACCCCGGCTCGCTGACCCCGCTGCTCAAGCGCCTGGAGGCCGAAGGCCTACTCAAGCGCATCCGCAGCAGTGTCGACGAGCGCGTGGTCGAGCTGTACCTGACCGAACAAGGCCATGCACTGCAGCAGCAGGCCGAGCATTTCCCCACCTGCATCGTCGAGGCAAGCGGCCACAGCACCCGCGAGCTGATGGCGCTCAAGGAAGAAGTCATCGCCCTGCGTAGCAAGCTGCAACAGGCCCTGCAATCCACATAA
- a CDS encoding organic hydroperoxide resistance protein yields the protein MQAIKALYTATATATGGRDGRAVSSDGFLDVKLTTPRELGGQGGEATNPEQLFAAGYSACFIGALKFVASQSKRQLPADTSITGKVGIGQIPGGFGLEVELNVSLPGLEQAVAEELVAAAHQVCPYSNATRGNIEVRLNVAV from the coding sequence ATGCAAGCCATCAAAGCCCTTTACACCGCCACTGCCACTGCCACTGGGGGCCGCGACGGCCGCGCCGTTTCTTCCGACGGTTTTCTCGATGTGAAGCTGACCACTCCGCGTGAACTGGGCGGCCAGGGCGGTGAAGCGACCAACCCCGAGCAACTGTTCGCCGCCGGTTACTCGGCCTGCTTCATCGGCGCCCTGAAGTTTGTCGCCAGCCAGAGCAAACGCCAGTTGCCGGCTGACACCTCGATCACCGGCAAGGTCGGTATCGGCCAGATCCCCGGCGGCTTCGGCCTGGAAGTGGAACTAAACGTCAGCCTGCCGGGCCTCGAACAAGCCGTGGCCGAGGAACTGGTCGCCGCCGCTCACCAGGTCTGCCCGTACTCCAACGCTACTCGCGGCAATATCGAGGTACGCCTGAACGTCGCCGTATAA
- the rimM gene encoding ribosome maturation factor RimM (Essential for efficient processing of 16S rRNA), whose product MTTTPTAEDLIVLGKITSVHGVRGEVKIYSFTDPIDNLLDYPHWTLKRDAEVKQVEMLSGRLQGKVLVAKLKGLDDREVARTFAGFDICVPRALLPDLAEDEFYWYQLEGLKVIDQLGQLLGKIDHLLETGANDVMVVKPCADSLDDRERLLPYTAQCVLKVDLAAGEMQVDWDADF is encoded by the coding sequence ATGACCACGACGCCGACCGCTGAGGACCTGATCGTCCTCGGCAAGATCACTTCGGTGCACGGCGTGCGTGGCGAGGTGAAGATTTATTCCTTCACCGATCCGATCGACAACCTGCTCGATTACCCGCATTGGACGCTCAAGCGCGATGCAGAGGTCAAGCAGGTCGAGATGCTCAGTGGACGCTTGCAAGGCAAGGTCCTGGTGGCAAAGCTCAAGGGCCTCGATGACCGCGAAGTGGCACGTACCTTCGCGGGTTTCGACATTTGTGTGCCCCGTGCGTTGCTGCCGGATCTGGCTGAAGACGAGTTCTACTGGTACCAGCTCGAAGGTCTCAAGGTTATCGATCAGCTCGGGCAACTGCTCGGCAAGATCGATCATCTGCTGGAGACCGGTGCCAACGATGTGATGGTGGTCAAGCCCTGCGCTGACAGCCTGGATGACCGCGAACGCCTGCTGCCGTATACCGCGCAGTGTGTGCTCAAGGTCGATCTGGCCGCTGGCGAGATGCAGGTCGACTGGGATGCTGATTTCTGA
- a CDS encoding DUF6929 family protein, whose translation MCELQFLRHLSLAPGQHPTGRLHLSAASALVRCAGHLYVVADDELHLGVFAEGDAVPGQLLRLFAGELAQDKAERKAQKPDLESLALLPAMPGYPHGALLALGSGSKPNRQQAVLLMLDAQGVVQGAPRLIDLAPLYRPLHAQFADLNIEGAFLLGQHFVLLQRGNQGQAANAAVRFAWPALQARLLGEQAEAPAPDSMQLLDLGELQGVALGFTDGAALADGRWLFSAVAENTADSYQDGACLGAVIGLVEADGRVRRLASLDGQWKVEGLAVQQRGEKLLLSLVTDADDPQIAASLLALELDLPS comes from the coding sequence ATGTGTGAGCTTCAGTTTCTCCGGCACCTGAGCCTGGCGCCAGGCCAGCACCCGACGGGCCGCCTGCACTTGAGCGCAGCCAGTGCGCTGGTGCGCTGTGCTGGCCATCTGTATGTGGTGGCTGACGATGAGCTGCATCTGGGCGTCTTCGCCGAGGGCGATGCGGTGCCGGGGCAGCTGCTGCGCCTGTTCGCCGGCGAGCTGGCCCAGGACAAGGCCGAGCGCAAGGCGCAGAAGCCGGATCTGGAAAGCCTGGCGCTGCTGCCAGCCATGCCCGGCTATCCGCATGGCGCGCTGCTGGCCCTGGGTTCGGGCTCCAAGCCCAATCGCCAGCAGGCCGTGCTGCTGATGCTGGATGCCCAGGGAGTGGTGCAAGGCGCGCCACGCCTGATCGACCTGGCGCCGCTGTACCGGCCACTGCACGCCCAGTTCGCCGACCTGAATATCGAGGGCGCTTTTCTCCTCGGCCAGCACTTCGTCCTCTTGCAACGCGGCAATCAGGGGCAGGCGGCGAATGCTGCCGTGCGCTTTGCCTGGCCGGCGCTGCAGGCCAGGCTTCTGGGTGAGCAGGCTGAGGCGCCAGCGCCGGACAGCATGCAGCTCCTGGATCTGGGTGAACTGCAGGGCGTGGCCCTGGGCTTTACCGATGGGGCGGCGCTGGCCGACGGCCGCTGGCTGTTCAGTGCGGTGGCGGAAAATACCGCGGATAGCTATCAGGATGGCGCCTGCCTGGGGGCCGTGATCGGCCTGGTCGAAGCCGATGGCCGGGTGCGCCGGCTGGCCAGCCTGGATGGGCAGTGGAAAGTGGAGGGGCTGGCCGTGCAGCAGCGTGGCGAGAAGCTGCTGCTGAGCCTGGTCACCGATGCCGATGATCCGCAGATTGCTGCCAGCCTGCTGGCGCTGGAGCTGGATTTGCCAAGCTGA
- the rplS gene encoding 50S ribosomal protein L19, with the protein MTNKIIQQIEAEQMTKEIPTFAPGDTVVVQVKVKEGDRSRLQAFEGVVIAKRNRGLNSAFTVRKISNGVGVERTFQTYSPLVDSLAVKRRGDVRKAKLYYLRDLSGKAARIKEKLS; encoded by the coding sequence ATGACCAACAAAATCATTCAGCAGATCGAAGCTGAGCAGATGACCAAAGAGATCCCGACCTTTGCCCCGGGCGACACCGTTGTCGTTCAGGTAAAAGTGAAGGAAGGCGACCGTTCCCGTCTGCAGGCTTTCGAAGGCGTGGTTATCGCCAAGCGCAACCGTGGTCTGAACAGTGCTTTCACTGTGCGCAAGATCTCCAACGGCGTAGGCGTTGAGCGTACCTTCCAGACCTACAGCCCGCTGGTCGACAGCCTGGCCGTCAAGCGTCGCGGTGACGTGCGCAAAGCCAAGCTGTACTACCTCCGCGACCTGTCCGGCAAGGCAGCACGCATCAAGGAAAAACTGTCCTGA
- a CDS encoding YqfO family protein: MYKLCFYVPESHLDQVKQAVFAAGGGRIGKYDSCCWQTLGQGQYRPLEGSEPFLGLHGQVHHVDEWKVELVVADELLHDVVKAMKKAHPYETPAFEVWRLSDLQF, from the coding sequence ATGTACAAACTGTGTTTCTATGTGCCGGAAAGCCATCTGGACCAAGTCAAGCAGGCGGTTTTCGCCGCGGGCGGCGGTCGCATCGGCAAGTACGACAGCTGCTGCTGGCAGACCCTGGGGCAGGGCCAGTACCGTCCGCTGGAAGGCAGCGAGCCCTTCCTGGGGCTACACGGGCAGGTGCATCATGTGGACGAGTGGAAGGTCGAACTGGTGGTGGCCGACGAATTGCTGCATGACGTGGTCAAGGCGATGAAGAAAGCCCACCCCTACGAGACCCCGGCGTTCGAGGTGTGGCGGCTTTCCGACCTGCAGTTCTAA
- the rpsP gene encoding 30S ribosomal protein S16: MVTIRLARGGSKKRPFYHLTVTNSRNARDGRFVERVGFFNPIANGGEVKLSVNQERVTYWLSQGAQPSERVAQLLKDAAKAAA; this comes from the coding sequence ATGGTAACCATCCGTCTTGCCCGTGGCGGCTCCAAGAAGCGCCCCTTCTACCACCTGACCGTGACCAACAGCCGCAATGCGCGCGATGGTCGTTTCGTTGAGCGCGTGGGTTTCTTCAACCCGATCGCCAATGGTGGTGAAGTGAAGCTTTCTGTTAACCAGGAGCGCGTCACTTACTGGCTGAGCCAAGGCGCCCAGCCGTCTGAGCGTGTTGCTCAGCTGCTCAAGGACGCTGCCAAGGCCGCTGCCTGA
- a CDS encoding NUDIX hydrolase, whose product MNFCSHCGNPVEQRIPQGDNRLRFVCPQCQTIHYQNPRIVAGCLPVWGEQVLLCRRAIEPRRGFWTLPAGFMENGETMAEAAMRETDEEACARVRELNLYTLFDLPHISQLYVFFRAELVDLDFAAGEESLEVQLFHEHEIPWQELAFPTVGRTLKCYFADRREQVYPIRNEGIAALRPRE is encoded by the coding sequence ATGAATTTTTGCAGTCACTGTGGCAACCCGGTGGAACAGCGCATTCCGCAGGGCGACAACCGCCTGCGCTTCGTCTGCCCGCAGTGCCAGACCATCCACTACCAGAACCCGCGCATCGTCGCCGGCTGCCTGCCGGTATGGGGCGAGCAGGTACTGCTATGTCGCCGGGCCATCGAACCGCGCCGCGGCTTCTGGACCCTGCCGGCCGGTTTCATGGAGAACGGCGAGACCATGGCCGAGGCGGCCATGCGCGAGACCGACGAGGAGGCCTGCGCGCGGGTACGCGAACTGAATCTCTATACCCTGTTCGACCTGCCACACATCAGCCAGCTGTACGTGTTCTTCCGTGCCGAGCTGGTCGACCTGGACTTCGCCGCCGGCGAGGAAAGCCTGGAAGTGCAGCTGTTCCACGAGCATGAGATCCCCTGGCAGGAGCTGGCCTTCCCGACGGTCGGTCGCACCCTGAAATGCTACTTCGCCGATCGTCGCGAACAGGTCTATCCGATCCGCAATGAGGGCATCGCCGCGCTGCGCCCGCGCGAGTGA
- a CDS encoding CoA pyrophosphatase: MLDELLHRVRSHTPRILQTDKRLPEAAVLLPLTRSDEPELVLTLRASGLSTHGGEVAFPGGRRDPEDRDLIHTALREAEEEVGLPPGLVEMIGPLSPLVSRFGIKVTPYVGVVPDFVEYRANDDEIAAVFAVPLRFFCDDPREVTHRIDYEGRSWYVPCYHYDNYKIWGLTAVMIVELVNLVFDAGIDLNQPPKSSVKIIRL, from the coding sequence ATGCTCGACGAGCTGCTCCACCGCGTGCGCAGCCATACGCCACGCATTCTGCAGACCGACAAGCGCCTGCCCGAAGCTGCCGTGCTGTTGCCGCTGACCCGTAGCGACGAGCCGGAACTGGTGCTGACCCTGCGTGCCAGCGGCCTGTCCACCCACGGTGGCGAAGTGGCCTTCCCCGGCGGTCGACGCGACCCGGAAGACCGCGACCTGATCCATACCGCCCTGCGCGAAGCCGAGGAAGAAGTCGGCCTGCCACCGGGTCTGGTGGAGATGATCGGCCCGCTCAGTCCGCTGGTCTCGCGCTTCGGCATCAAGGTCACGCCCTATGTCGGAGTGGTGCCGGACTTCGTCGAGTACCGCGCCAATGATGACGAGATCGCCGCCGTCTTCGCCGTGCCGCTGCGTTTCTTCTGTGATGACCCGCGCGAGGTCACCCATCGCATCGATTACGAAGGGCGCAGTTGGTACGTGCCCTGCTACCACTACGACAACTACAAGATCTGGGGCCTGACGGCGGTGATGATCGTCGAACTGGTCAACCTGGTGTTCGATGCCGGCATCGACCTGAACCAGCCACCCAAGTCCTCGGTCAAGATCATTCGCCTGTGA
- a CDS encoding DUF2789 domain-containing protein encodes MDTSDHSLSTLFKQLGLPAGKAGIEAFIRDHHLPEGLGLAQAPFWNESQAAFIGEALDDDSDWAEMVDELALLLSK; translated from the coding sequence ATGGACACCAGCGATCACAGCCTGAGTACCCTGTTCAAGCAACTCGGCCTGCCAGCCGGCAAGGCCGGTATCGAAGCCTTTATCCGCGACCATCATCTGCCCGAAGGCCTGGGCCTGGCCCAGGCGCCGTTCTGGAACGAGTCCCAGGCGGCATTTATCGGCGAAGCCCTGGACGACGATTCGGACTGGGCAGAAATGGTCGACGAGCTGGCCCTGCTGCTGTCCAAGTAA
- a CDS encoding murein L,D-transpeptidase family protein: MRWLLATLCFTLIGFANASTAPTLQGKPIDKVLVVKSERKLHLIGRGEVLKSYRVSLGKQPKGAKLREGDSRTPEGFYWIDWRKTSEKYNLSMHISYPNARDSANARKKGVPAGGMIMIHGTPLDDEYPEWYFHTLDWTEGCIAMRNVDMREVWRLVQDGTLIEIRP, from the coding sequence ATGCGCTGGTTGCTCGCCACCCTCTGCTTCACCCTGATCGGTTTCGCCAACGCCTCCACGGCCCCGACCCTGCAAGGCAAGCCGATCGACAAGGTGCTGGTGGTCAAATCCGAGCGCAAACTGCACCTGATCGGCCGCGGAGAAGTGCTCAAGTCCTATCGCGTATCACTGGGCAAGCAGCCCAAGGGTGCCAAGCTGCGCGAAGGTGACAGCCGCACGCCGGAGGGCTTCTACTGGATCGACTGGCGCAAGACCAGCGAGAAGTACAACCTGTCCATGCACATTTCCTACCCCAACGCTCGCGACAGCGCCAACGCCCGCAAGAAAGGCGTGCCGGCAGGCGGCATGATCATGATTCATGGCACGCCGCTGGATGACGAATACCCCGAGTGGTATTTCCACACCCTCGACTGGACCGAAGGCTGTATCGCCATGCGTAATGTCGACATGCGCGAGGTGTGGCGCCTGGTGCAGGACGGTACGCTGATCGAAATTCGCCCCTGA
- a CDS encoding SGNH/GDSL hydrolase family protein: MRLRALGWWGLTLALLPVVLPQALWTRRTALRLPPAAGAQSGLVGAAGAAPLRLLLLGESTVAGVGVELQEAALAGQLAQALSVRLQRPVTWRACGENGITAAQACQRLLPQALAEPADLAVLVFGVNDTTHLSSLQAWDDSLRRLSRALAATGCRVVFTGVPPIEHFSALPWLLRKLLGWRAALMDRHLRRVCLEEGVEYQRLALEFAADYLARDGYHPSALGYRVWGEGLALGLSVAPGPAGSATGARA, translated from the coding sequence ATGCGCCTGCGTGCGCTGGGCTGGTGGGGGTTGACCCTGGCCTTGTTGCCGGTGGTGCTGCCGCAAGCGCTGTGGACGCGGCGCACGGCATTGCGCCTGCCGCCCGCCGCAGGCGCGCAGAGCGGCCTGGTTGGCGCTGCTGGCGCGGCGCCGCTGCGCTTGCTGCTGCTGGGTGAGTCCACGGTGGCTGGTGTCGGCGTCGAGCTGCAGGAGGCGGCCCTGGCCGGACAGCTGGCACAGGCATTGAGTGTGCGCCTGCAGCGTCCGGTGACCTGGCGCGCCTGTGGCGAGAATGGCATCACCGCCGCCCAGGCTTGTCAGCGTCTGTTGCCCCAGGCCTTGGCCGAGCCGGCAGATCTGGCCGTGCTGGTGTTCGGGGTGAATGACACCACCCATCTGAGTTCGTTGCAGGCCTGGGATGACTCCCTGCGTCGGCTGAGTCGCGCCCTGGCGGCGACTGGATGTCGGGTGGTGTTTACCGGCGTGCCGCCGATCGAGCATTTCAGTGCCTTGCCCTGGCTGCTGCGCAAGCTGCTGGGCTGGCGCGCGGCCTTGATGGACCGCCATCTGCGCCGGGTCTGTCTGGAAGAGGGGGTGGAGTATCAGCGCCTGGCGCTGGAGTTCGCTGCCGACTACCTGGCGCGTGATGGTTATCACCCTTCGGCGCTGGGTTACCGGGTCTGGGGCGAAGGCCTGGCGCTCGGGCTCAGTGTCGCGCCCGGCCCGGCTGGGTCTGCCACAGGCGCACGCGCTTGA
- a CDS encoding DUF1289 domain-containing protein, with amino-acid sequence MELERPVKSPCVSICALDEQDICTGCQRTADEITRWGRMDNAERRLVLARCVERTRAAGQFIQQPATH; translated from the coding sequence ATGGAGCTCGAGCGTCCGGTCAAATCGCCCTGCGTGAGCATCTGCGCGCTGGACGAGCAGGACATCTGTACCGGCTGCCAGCGCACGGCAGACGAGATCACCCGCTGGGGGCGCATGGACAATGCCGAGCGCCGCCTGGTGCTGGCCCGTTGCGTCGAGCGCACCCGCGCCGCCGGGCAGTTTATCCAGCAGCCCGCCACCCACTGA
- a CDS encoding gamma carbonic anhydrase family protein, whose translation MKYRLGDARVDAHPESWIAPTAAVIGKVRLEQGASVWFGAVLRGDNELIHIGENSNVQDGTVMHTDMGFPLTLGKGVTVGHNVMMHGCTVGDYSLIGINSVILNGAKIGKHCIIGANSLIAEGKEIPDGSLVMGSPGKVVRELSEQQKKMLEGSAAHYVHNAQRYARDLVEDQD comes from the coding sequence ATGAAGTACCGCCTGGGCGATGCCCGTGTCGATGCTCACCCCGAAAGCTGGATCGCCCCCACCGCCGCGGTGATCGGCAAGGTGCGCCTGGAGCAGGGCGCCAGTGTCTGGTTCGGCGCGGTGCTGCGCGGCGACAACGAGTTGATCCATATCGGCGAGAACAGCAACGTGCAGGACGGCACGGTGATGCACACCGACATGGGCTTTCCGCTGACCCTGGGCAAGGGCGTCACCGTCGGCCACAACGTGATGATGCACGGCTGCACGGTCGGCGATTACAGCCTGATCGGCATCAACTCGGTGATCCTCAACGGCGCCAAGATCGGCAAGCACTGCATCATCGGCGCCAACAGCCTGATCGCCGAGGGCAAGGAAATTCCCGACGGCAGCCTGGTCATGGGCAGCCCGGGCAAGGTGGTGCGCGAACTGAGCGAACAGCAGAAGAAGATGCTCGAAGGCAGCGCCGCCCATTACGTGCACAACGCCCAGCGCTATGCCCGCGACCTGGTCGAGGATCAGGACTGA
- the ffh gene encoding signal recognition particle protein has translation MFENLTDRLSQTLRHVTGKAKLSEDNIKDTLREVRMALLEADVALPVVKDFVNKVKDRAVGTEVSKSLTPGQAFVKIVRAELEELMGAANEDLSLAVTPPAVVLMAGLQGAGKTTTAGKLARFLKERKKKTVMLVSADVYRPAAIKQLETLASDIGVTFFPSDSSQQPVAIAQAAIAEAKLKFIDVVIVDTAGRLAIDAEMMAEIQAVHAATKPAETLFVVDAMTGQDAANTAKAFGDALPLTGVVLTKVDGDARGGAALSVRHITGKPIKFIGMGEKSDALEPFHPDRIASRILGMGDVLSLIEQAEQTIDREKAEKLTKKLKKGKGFDLEDFRDQLQQMKNMGGLGGLMDKLPSIGGVNLSQMSGAQGAAEKQFKQMDAIICSMTPAERRDPDIISGSRKRRIALGSGTQVQDVGRLIKQHKQMQKMMKKFTAKGGMAKMMRGLGGMMPGGGMPKL, from the coding sequence ATGTTCGAAAACCTTACCGACCGCCTGTCACAGACGCTGCGCCATGTCACTGGCAAGGCCAAGCTGAGCGAAGACAACATCAAGGACACCCTGCGTGAAGTGCGCATGGCCCTGCTCGAGGCCGATGTTGCGCTGCCGGTGGTCAAGGACTTCGTCAACAAGGTCAAGGATCGCGCGGTCGGCACCGAGGTGTCGAAGAGCCTGACGCCGGGCCAGGCATTCGTGAAGATCGTGCGTGCCGAGCTGGAAGAGCTGATGGGCGCGGCCAACGAGGATCTCAGTCTCGCCGTCACCCCGCCCGCCGTGGTGCTGATGGCCGGCCTGCAGGGCGCCGGTAAGACCACCACCGCCGGCAAGCTGGCGCGCTTCCTCAAGGAGCGCAAGAAGAAGACGGTGATGCTGGTCTCGGCCGACGTCTATCGCCCGGCGGCGATCAAGCAGCTGGAAACCCTGGCCAGCGACATCGGTGTGACCTTCTTCCCGTCCGACAGCAGCCAGCAGCCGGTGGCCATTGCCCAGGCGGCGATTGCCGAGGCCAAGCTCAAGTTCATCGACGTGGTCATCGTCGACACCGCCGGCCGTCTGGCCATCGATGCCGAGATGATGGCCGAGATCCAGGCCGTGCATGCGGCGACCAAGCCGGCCGAGACCCTGTTCGTGGTCGACGCGATGACCGGTCAGGATGCCGCCAATACGGCCAAGGCCTTCGGCGATGCTCTGCCGCTGACCGGCGTGGTGCTGACCAAGGTCGACGGTGACGCCCGTGGCGGTGCCGCGCTCTCCGTGCGCCATATCACCGGCAAGCCGATCAAATTCATCGGTATGGGTGAGAAAAGCGACGCGCTCGAGCCCTTCCATCCGGACCGCATCGCCTCGCGTATCCTCGGCATGGGCGACGTGCTCAGTCTGATCGAGCAGGCCGAGCAGACCATCGATCGCGAGAAGGCCGAGAAGCTCACCAAGAAGCTGAAGAAGGGCAAGGGCTTCGACCTCGAAGACTTCCGTGACCAGCTGCAGCAGATGAAGAATATGGGCGGCTTGGGTGGCCTGATGGACAAGCTGCCGTCCATCGGCGGGGTCAATCTGTCGCAGATGAGCGGCGCCCAGGGCGCGGCCGAGAAGCAGTTCAAGCAGATGGACGCGATCATCTGCTCCATGACTCCGGCCGAGCGCCGTGACCCGGACATCATCAGTGGCTCGCGCAAGCGCCGCATCGCCCTCGGCTCCGGTACTCAGGTGCAGGATGTCGGCCGGCTGATCAAGCAGCACAAGCAGATGCAGAAGATGATGAAGAAGTTCACCGCCAAGGGTGGCATGGCCAAGATGATGCGCGGCCTGGGCGGTATGATGCCCGGCGGCGGCATGCCCAAGCTCTGA
- a CDS encoding inner membrane protein YpjD has translation MHPLLPSLAAAALYAGATVYQGLCLAKRETPNRPLLALLVLVALLCHGSSLFLQLNASAGLTLDFFSAASLIAYAVILLTLLACLRIPVENLLLVLLPVGCLTVLLAQFLPAGTLTPINEGPGILAHILLSILAYGLLTMAVFQALLLLLQDHQLKHKHPSGLIKNFPPLQTMESLLFGFLWAGWGLLSLSLLSGWLFVDNLFAQHLAHKTILSCFAWVVFAVLLWGRHQLGWRGHKAIRWTLAGFCLLMLAYFGSKLVREFILHI, from the coding sequence ATGCACCCTCTGCTGCCCAGCCTCGCCGCTGCCGCGCTGTATGCCGGCGCCACTGTTTATCAAGGCCTGTGCCTGGCCAAGCGCGAAACGCCGAACCGGCCCCTGCTCGCACTGCTGGTGCTGGTCGCCCTGCTCTGCCATGGCAGCAGCCTGTTCCTGCAGTTAAATGCCAGCGCCGGGCTGACCCTGGACTTCTTCAGCGCCGCCAGCCTGATCGCCTACGCGGTGATCCTCCTGACCCTGCTGGCCTGCCTGCGCATTCCGGTGGAAAACCTGCTGCTGGTACTTCTGCCCGTGGGCTGTCTGACCGTGCTGCTGGCGCAGTTCCTGCCCGCCGGCACGCTGACCCCGATCAATGAAGGCCCCGGCATTCTCGCCCACATCCTGCTGTCGATCCTGGCCTACGGCCTGCTGACCATGGCGGTGTTCCAGGCCCTGCTGCTGCTGCTGCAGGACCACCAGCTCAAGCACAAGCATCCGTCCGGTCTGATCAAGAACTTCCCGCCGCTGCAGACCATGGAGAGCCTGCTGTTCGGCTTCCTCTGGGCTGGCTGGGGCCTGCTCTCGCTGTCACTGCTGTCCGGCTGGCTGTTCGTCGACAACCTGTTCGCCCAGCACCTGGCGCACAAGACCATCCTCTCCTGCTTCGCCTGGGTGGTTTTCGCCGTGCTGCTGTGGGGCCGCCACCAGCTTGGCTGGCGCGGCCACAAGGCCATTCGCTGGACCCTGGCCGGCTTCTGCCTGCTGATGCTGGCCTATTTCGGCAGCAAGCTGGTCCGCGAATTCATCCTGCATATCTGA